One segment of Theobroma cacao cultivar B97-61/B2 chromosome 9, Criollo_cocoa_genome_V2, whole genome shotgun sequence DNA contains the following:
- the LOC108663244 gene encoding RNA-directed DNA polymerase homolog, with product MTIVANDNNELIPTRTMTGWKVCMDYRKLNKATRKDHFPLPFIDQMLDRLASKEYYCFLDGYFGYNQIVIALEDQEKTTFTCPYGTFTFKRMPFGLCNAFATFQRCMMAIFTNMVEKCLEVFMDDFSVFGTNFDDCLLNLAKVLKRCEETNLGLN from the coding sequence ATGACTATTGTTGCCAATGACAATAATGAGCTTATTCCAACAAGAACTATGACTGGATGGAAAGTGTGCATGGACTACCGCAAGCTCAATAAAGCTACAAGGAAAGATCACTTCCCTCTTCCATTCATTGATCAAATGTTGGATCGCTTGGCTAGTAAGGAATATTATTGCTTTCTAGATGGATATTTTGGTTATAACCAAATTGTTATTGCTCTTGAAGATCAAGAAAAGACTACATTTACATGTCCTTATGgcacttttacttttaaaagaaTGCCATTTGGATTATGTAATGCATTTGCCACCTTTCAGAGATGTATGATGGCCATATTCACAAACATGGTGGAGAAATGTTTAGAggtatttatggatgatttttcTGTCTTTGGAactaattttgatgattgtctTTTAAATCTTGCTAAGGTACTCAAGAGATGTGAAGAAACAAATTTGGGGCTCAATTAA